From the Hemitrygon akajei chromosome 24, sHemAka1.3, whole genome shotgun sequence genome, the window AGGACCACACTGGAAGAATTGTGCTCAGTTCTACAGTACCACAATGGaagaactgtgttcagttctacaGGACCACACTGGaagaattgtgttcagttctacagGACCACACTGGAAGACCACACTGGAAGAATTGTATTCTGTACTACAGGACAACAATGGaagaattgtgttcagttctacagGACCACAATGGaagaactgtgttcagttctacaGGACCACACTGGAAGAATTGTGCTCAGTTCTACAGTACCACAATGGaagaactgtgttcagttctacaGGACCACACTGGaagaattgtgttcagttctacagGACCACACTGGAAGACCACACTGGAAGAATTGTATTCTGTACTACAGGACAACAATGGaagaattgtgttcagttctacagGACCACACTGGAAGAATTGTGCTCAGTTCTACAGGACCACACTGGaagaactgtgttcagttctacaGGACCACACTGGAAGAATTGTGCTCAGTTCTACAGGACCACACTGGaagaactgtgttcagttctacaGGACCACAATGGaagaactgtgttcagttctacaGGACCACAATGGaagaactgtgttcagttctacaGGACCACACTGGAAGAATTGTGTTCAATTCTACAGTACCACACTGGAAGAATTGTGTTCAGTTGTACAGGACCACACTGGaagaactgtgttcagttctacaGAACCACACTGGaagaactgtgttcagttctacaGGACCACACTGGaagaactgtgttcagttctacaGGACCACACTGGaagaactgtgttcagttctacaGGACCACACTGGaagaactgtgttcagttctacaGGACCACACTGGaagaactgtgttcagttctacaGGACCACACTGGaagaactgtgttcagttctacaGGACCACACTGGaagaattgtgttcagttctacagGACCACACTGGaagaactgtgttcagttctacaGGACCACACTGGaagaactgtgttcagttctacaGGACCACACTGGaagaattgtgttcagttctacagGACCACACTGGAAGAATTATGTTCAGTTCTACAGGACCACACTGGaagaattgtgttcagttctacagGACCACACTGGAAGAACTGTTTTCAGTTCTACAGGACCACACTGGaagaactgtgttcagttctacaGGACCACACTGGaagaactgtgttcagttctacaGGACCACACTGGaagaactgtgttcagttctggtcgccctgctGTAGGAAAGGTGGGATTGCCAGAAatgggggggggcggtgggggtgcagaaaagattcaccaggacattgccagAACTGGAGTTCTTGAGCTAGGAGATACTAGATGGCAAGTGGATGTAGAGGCCGTGATCTTCCTTTCCATAAAACCGAACAATGTTTGTGGGAATGGGTGGAAATTATTCTGGTTTTACATCTGATCCCAGGACAAGACGTCACcacgcccccccccacccatcccaaAATCCAGTCAGGTGAGATACCCTGATGTACACCCAGCTTCCTGATTGGCTGGTTGGTTGTTGGAATGGAAGGTCAAAGGTCTTGAGCCGGCCTCCTAAATGGGTGGCAAGAAAGGAGGCCAAGAGTCCACAACCTAGCCTCCTGATCGATCAAGTACAATAATGCTGGGAGCAGCCACCCTATTGGTCAGCATGATGAAGTTCACATGTTTGACGCCAGCCACCTGAATGGATGAGCAGAGGATGGACAATGATCCCGGGCGGGTCTTCCTTCAGTGTGAGAGTTCAGATGTCCAGGGGTGTTTGGCCTCCTCCTTGGTTTGGAAGCAACTGAAGGAACCTGACTggtcagcagcaagaaaagacaaAGGTCTGAGGTGGGGGAGGAGTTGGAGAAAGATCAAAGGATGGTGGTGGGGTGGTTGTTAGAAAAGGAAGAAGAACCAGCTTCTTCTGATTGGGCAGAGAAAGGGTGGTCAAAGATGCGGGCAAAGAGGAGGTGAGGTATGGAAGAACCAGCCTCCTGATTGTTTGAGGCGCAGCTGGAGTGCGGTCAAAGGTCTGGAGGCAACCTCTGTTGAAGGAAGTTCAATATTAGGTCTTCCCCATTGGCCTCCCCacgactgcctggtgaaggaatgAGGTGTAACATCCTGGAATTATGATTGGCCATCAGTGGAGAGGGACCAAAGATGTACGTGCTCTGACAGACTGGTAGGAGGGAGGATAAAGATCTGGTCTCCTCCACTGGCTAGTGAGGGAGGACAGACAAAAGCAGTGATAGAGTGCATTCAACAATCTGGCCTCCCCACTAGTGACTGGTAGGAAGACAGTTAAAATTGATTGGCCGACAGGAGGAAGGTCAATAGTTTGATCTCCCCACCATTGGATGAAAAGACGGTGGCCAAAGGTACAGCTTCACTAATTGGCCAACTAGAGGGAGGTCAACAATCTGACCTCAACTATTGGCTggtgagggagaagaggagggagGGAAACATGGAGGGAGGGAAACATGGAGGGAGAGAAGTTCAGAGCTCCTTGATGTACTCCACAGTGGCCCCACGGCACAACTGAACCACAGACACCCCCCAGCAGCATCCTGCCCCTCCTCCCGTCCCTTCCACCCTCTCTGTGCCCCTGTCCCCCACCGGCCTGTACCCCCGCCCACGGAACAAAGCCAGAGCACCACGGTCGGTCGTCCGGAGACGGGCCAGGACCTGCTGGCATCCGGCGTCCTTCGCTCTTGCTTCTGCCCCCTGCAGGAGTGCTGAGCCCACGCCACCGCGCCGACGGAACCTGGATACGGCCAGGCAGGTAACCTCAGCACAGCGAGACTCTGTTCCCCAGGGCGGGGCCAGACCCAGAACTCCGCACACCTCGCCCGTGGACAGGGAGGCCACCAGCAGCGAGGACGAGGATGCTGGGCGGTGGAATGACACCAGCGCCAACTTGAGGAGGGCGGCAGCCAGGAGGAGGGGCAGGAGGAGGGCGGCAGCCGAAGAAGCGAGCAGGAAGCGAAGGGCGCTGCTCGCGAGGGCAAGCAGAAGGAGCGAGGGTGGGCGGGTAAGGGCAAAGAGCAGGAGGCGGTTCTCAGACTCCCCCCAGCATTCCTGGGGTGTGgggaggaggaaggcaggaagagGTGAGGGGAAGACAGAGGGGTGAGGCAGAGGACAAGAGAAAGGAGACAGAAGGGGAAGAAAGGGTGGAatgagggggaagagaggaggaAAGAACAGGAGAACATGAGTGGATGTGATACCAATTCAAGACATCCTTCTGTCTGAACTGTTCATCTCAGACACCACTGTATCAGCCACATGTCCCTACCCTCCTGTCCAAACCCCTCCTTATGTCACCCCTACACTCCCTGTCCAAACCTCCCTCACTATCTCTGTCACACCtatgctccccatcctcctgttcaaacccctccctcaccacctcccTATCCCTGTaacccacacactccccatcctcctgttcaaacccctccctcaccacctcccTATCCCTGTaacccacacactccccatcctcctgttcaaacccctccctatctctgtaaccactacactcccatcctcctgttcaaacccctccctatctctgtaacccctacactcccatcctcctgtacaaacccctccctatctttgAATAATAGATTCCTGGGTATAGAGTACAGactaattttgaaaaaaaaactctcctCTTGTACCCAAGTCTTGTCCTTGCATGGTGTAACAATCTACCTCTCCACTCCTCTCTTTCAggatcctcttcccctctctctccaagatgaacagactgaccattgagtcTCTGCCATTTTATCTTTTCTCAACCTTCTCCAGCCTTCACAACCACTGATCCCAAACTTCCATGGCCCTCCCCAGTCACTGAAACACTTTCACTGCAGGTACTGCTCACCCTCATGATCTCCAAGACAATCTCGCGATCACATTCCCTTATCTCCCGGCACTCCACCTTGCCCAGGTCATGCAGAGGCATCTGAGCGTCCGGTCGTGAACTACAGGGAGAAACAGGCCCAGACAACAGAATTATAAAAGATTCATCCGAACAAGAATAACAGTACTtctggattagatcccagcctgtaacccactcacgggatctgttattctatatataaactccctgaacccctggattagatcccagcctgtaacccagtcacgggatctgttattctatatataaactccctgaacccctggattagatcctAGCCTGTAACCCACTCAGGGGATCTGTTACTCTATAAACaccctgaacccctggattagatcccagcctgtaacccactcaCGGGATCTGTTACTCTATAAACaccctgaacccctggattagatcccagcctgtaacccactcaCGGGATCTGTTACTCTCTATATATAAACaccctgaacccctggattagGAGGTTTATATGTAGAATAATAGATCGAGAGGTTCTGTCACCCACTTCTGACAGTCTGTATATAAGAATTCCAAACCACATCGttcctccccccgcccccccccccatctattgGTCACCGCCTTGCAAACGCTTTAAATCACTATTTATAATGTTGTTTACGTTGTAAATACACGCTGGTATTTATGTACGTTTATTCCATATCCGTCTTTTGACTTTATTCGTTATCAATTGAATGTCGCGCCCTGACCAACACAAATCCCTAATACATGCAAATGTTTCTGGCgaataaagttgattcttgatCCTTTTCCGTTGCTTTATTAATTAAACCTATGAATGACCCTTATTTGCAATGATTGAAGTGTACATCACTAATACACCTTGCAATCGCCCCTCTTGCAGTTATTGCCCGCTTCATGCATTAAATGACACCATGCAAAAAAAtgaaaccccaaatccctccccGCTCTAAATTCTATTTATAATCCTCTGTGGAATAGATCAAGTATCTCTGTCTCGTGGCTGTAATCGGTGCACCGTTTAAGCGACGAATTTACTTTGCATTCGAATAATAAATGCCCCCTTTGTATTAATTGCCCCTCTGCCAAATTCGCACCAATAAAACGTCACTAGCAGGGCATTAATCTCTGGCTGTCTTATTGTAGTAAACGCAGAACTGCTGCACTGTCTGCTCCCTCTGTGCATTGCTCGAAGAAATGTCCCTCCCTTTACTTTTTAAAATTACCCCCGCAGTCCGGCTGCTCACCAACTCTTCAGCTGTTACAGGagcccctgccccttccccttcagcGTCCAGCCGCCGACCCGCCGACTGACCGGGTGAGGGCGGGGGGCCGAGGACGTCATACGGTGGGCGTGGCCATTACCATCATTCATTTATCCGCCCCCGCGTTGTCAGTCATCCTTGCGTCATCCAACCGCGTCTCAAGAACGGCTGAGATTTCTCCTCCAATCAACTGACAGATACCacgcttccccctcacctgcgaTTGGAAGTGCCCGGGTCTCCGTTACTGGCTACAGCGCCGGGCGTGACCACCATCACAATGGAGTTTCTGCGGGAGGTCACGGATTGCGGGATTTTGTGCAATTCGGAGGAAGCCTTCAGCTTTAACTCCAACAATGTGCGACAACTGGAAGATTTACCAGCATTTAGCAAAATCGTGAAATTTCTGACTGTGCAAATTGCGGAGGTTCATATCACAATTTGCCAAATTCTAAAAATTTTCAATTCATCGTGGTTTCTAACAGTGTTTTGCAACATCCAGAAATTTCCAAtaaaaaggaaatttattatcaaagtatatatgtcacCAGCTCTTGAGATTCCACTTCCTTGCGAGCAATCACAGTAAAtgtaaacacaatagaatcaatgaaaaccacacacaacaaGCTGGGCAGACAACCATGTACAAATGCAAACAGAAATAAAatgataaacaaataagcaagcaagtgttacggattcaagcaaccataaatatatgagttaggaaggggtttttataaccaataacacgtttattaaacactgaaaaacaaaccccccaaaagtaaacaaatcactaataacgtaaccggaaattcgctgctgtgcggcagcttaaatagttcttaaagcaatgaagcttaatcagttcttaaagcgatgttacaaaaacagttcttcaaagtagtattgcaaaagttcaaaatgctcacagtccatttaagggagagaatttttaagacgatttaaattctctttcacgtcgtgttgcttcggttctcaaatcgaacttttcccacgaagaatttacggagATGGACAaatgaaacagcttaaaggcactgaactttcctttacagaactgttctcaatcctttctgttATTTCActgggattaacacgagaacagtcaacaaattccttccgaataaggatcaaacaaggtcgaacctgtttcaccgtcgaaatcgattctcctcgatcttttaactcccgaactccgatcttcactctccactgattctcaactagcagtgttataaagaaactgctggcaaataccttttaaactttaggcattagataaaacttcatctttcaactaaactgtgtcataacattaaatcacacagtggcatgaagtcaacatggcaaatccagccatgaactgtccctcctcacagggaggggttctccttttataccctgtaaaaaaaacctgtcacatgacctctactggcgggaaaatgacgtcactctaccatcacaagaccattacctcaagtccagtatagcttcaaccccagtcacgtgacaagggtaccactgtcacgtgtcacgggtatgtaacacaagcaataaatattgagaacatgagatgaagagtctttgaaagtgagtccactagTTGTGGGAAAAatacagtgatggggcaagtgaaattgagagaAGTTACCCCCTCTGTTTCAAgaacctgttggttgaggggtgataactgttcctgaacctggtgttgtgagtcctgaggttcctgtaccttcttcccaatggcagcagcgagaagagagcttggcctggacCGCGTGGGTCTTTGATgttggaagctgctttcctgcgacaatgcaccatgtagatgtgctcagtggtggagaggctttactcatgatggactgggccgcatCCATTACATTTGTAGGTGTTGTGTATGCGACCTGTTTACACAACAAAGTTATTAATAAAAACACTGGAGACGGCAAttaagtttcatggttctttactggtaAAATCCGAACTTTGACACTCACGTACAGATCAATACACGCCTAATAGCGCATGCAATGACGTGTTACTACAACATAAAGTTGTATAAAGTTGTATACTACAACTATACAGTACATTTCTCCCCTTTATTTTAAAAGTGTATCAACTTTTTTTTACTGGGGTACTACGCTAAAGAAATATGTTTACCCTTAACTTACAAACGCCTACCAATTCTTTACAAATTATAACAAAGTAGCTTAATAAAGTCAGATTATAACTCAAGTCTCTGGGGAGGGGTGGTCTTCTGTAGATGAGGCTGATGTAGTCACATCAGGAGTGTTTGCTTCTATGTCAGGGGAATCTGGGCAAGGTGTTGTTGTGCTTTTCAACTGAGCATCCAAGATTTGGTCCACATGCCTCCTCCATATGTTCTCTCCCACTTCCACTGTATACATCAGTGGCCTGTCTATGGCAGAAATTGTACCCAGCTGCCACTTTTCAGTCCGGTAATCATGCACAAGAGCTGACTGTCCCACACTGAAGCTCCGTGTTGACTTAGCACAGTACATCTGATTTGAGAAGATCCATGCGGGACCTCAGGTTCCTGTTCAGAAACATCATTGCTGGAGTCTGGTTAGTGGTTGCATTTACTGCATTACGATAGGCAAGAAGGAAGTTGTCTATCTTGTGTTGCACTGGTGGATTTTCGCTGTCCATTGccttgatggctttcttgaatatCTGCACAAAtttttctgccaagccatttgtggATGGATGGTAACAGGTAAAGTGCTTGATTCCATTATTCTTCACAAAACTTTGGAATTCTTCAGAGACAAATTGTCGTCTATTGTCTGTGCAGATTTCTTCCAGTATGCCATTCCTGGCGAACACGGCCCTCAGAATTTTAATGGTCTTTTCCAATGTGATTGTCTTCATTTTGATGACCTCTGGCCATTTGGAATGTGCAGTGATGGCGATTAAAAAGATAgagtccatgaatggtccagcagaGTCGATGTGCACTCGTTGCCATGGTGATGAGGGCCACTCCCATGGATGGAGAGGGGCTTGTGGTGGTGCGTTCTGGATCTTTTGACATCCAGAGCAGTTCTTGGTCAAGTCCTCAATCTGTTTATTGACTCCTGGCCACTACACATAGGCACGGGCAAGACCTTTCATCTTCACGGTACCCAGGTGCCCCTCATGCAGTTCCTCCTAAATTCTGGTGTGTAGCTTGGGAGGAATCACAACTCGTGAACCACACATTAGTGTTCCCAGCACACTGACAACTGCTCCTTCCTTGCCGAGAAGGCTGGAAACAGTGTGTTACCATGCGCTGGCCACCCCTTTACCGTGATGTCATACACTTTTGACAACATGGGGTCATTGCGTGTTTCCCTTTCAATGAGGCTGTTTGTCACTGGTAATTGTCCAGCTATTGTTGTATGAAAGACCTCTGCTGAATACATTTGTGTAGTTATCTCAGAAGTCAGCAGTGGTAAATGTGACAAACCATCTGCGTTGCTGTATTGTTTGGTCCCCTTGTGTTCAATGACATACATGTGACCTCCTAAGAAAAGAGACCTTCGCTGCAGCCTTTGTGCTGTCGTCACTGGAAAACCTTTCCCTGGGTTGAAGATTGACATGAGAGGCTGATGGTCAGTCAACAGGGTAAACTTTTGACCATACAGGTACTGACTGAATTTCTTGACTCCCGAggctctgtcaatctgtgtgtagaTGCGTTCAGCTGAAGTTAGTGGTTCTTGAGGCAAAGGCTATTGGTCTTTCTGAGCCATCTGGAAACTTGTGCGATAACACAGCTCCTATCTCATGGGGTGAGGCATCACAAGCCAGTTGGTTTGGTAAGGAGGGGTCAAAGTGCGCGAGCACCCCTTCCAAAGTTATGAGTCTTTTAGTTTCTTGAAACACTTTCTCACAGCTCTCAGTCGACTTCCATTGTGTC encodes:
- the nat14 gene encoding probable N-acetyltransferase 14; protein product: MPLHDLGKVECREIRECDREIVLEIMRECWGESENRLLLFALTRPPSLLLLALASSALRFLLASSAAALLLPLLLAAALLKLALVSFHRPASSSSLLVASLSTGEVCGVLGLAPPWGTESRCAEVTCLAVSRFRRRGGVGSALLQGAEARAKDAGCQQVLARLRTTDRGALALFRGRGYRPVGDRGTERVEGTGGGAGCCWGVSVVQLCRGATVEYIKEL